In Flavobacteriales bacterium, the genomic window CATTGTTGAAGGTTTCATATGATTTCTCAAATACCATCTTACCGGTCATGTCGAAGACCTGAAGGGTAGCGTTGTTCAGTTCGCTGCCGGTAGCGATCATCACCGAATGGCTGGTCGGGTTCGGGAAGATATTGATGCCGGTATTGGCAGATATCTCTTCAGTGATATCATCCGAGGTTTTACCAGGGCCAACGCCACCGGTTCCGCCTCCGCCGCA contains:
- a CDS encoding T9SS type A sorting domain-containing protein, whose amino-acid sequence is CGGGGTGGVGPGKTSDDITEEISANTGINIFPNPTSHSVMIATGSELNNATLQVFDMTGKMVFEKSYETFNNAELNLSDQPKGIYMVKITSPDQVYTEKVIKE